The following coding sequences are from one Malaciobacter pacificus window:
- a CDS encoding complex I subunit 4 family protein gives MSADILSFIIFLPAVVAFGLMLTTRDINTIRNIAFLTTTVILALVLKIYIEFEPSSGMQFVTNVAWIETYGINYYIGLDGFSLTILMMIAILIPTSYLLLWEGKTKGYWINMLLVQSGVTGTLLSLDVVLFYFFWEVMLLPVFLMIGQYGFGNKVFTTIKVTVYTMVGSLLMFVAILYLGVAYHNEFGVWSFAYDELTKITTIGYDVKVWLFLAFLAAFAIKIPIFPLHTWIMETYKNAPTGAVFLLSSIMAKLGVYAIVRFMIPIFPDIYVEFSAWFVAIGLFGLIYFGIAALMQDDIKRMFAYSSASHLSFIAAGIFSLNEYGINGALYLIIAHAIATGALFLLVGLIHEQTGFKTIKDLGGLAKKAPILTFIFAIMLFANVGLPGTNGFVSELLIIFGIYEFNPALGYLSALTVIIGASYMLWMFQRAILQDRPEGAKELTMRDLKIKEIIGLTPWVILVFLMGFYPEIFMNKFEPTVTHYLNDILHIGAAK, from the coding sequence ATGAGTGCAGATATTCTTTCATTTATCATATTTTTACCAGCAGTTGTTGCATTTGGTTTAATGCTTACAACAAGGGATATTAACACAATTAGAAATATTGCATTTTTAACTACAACTGTTATTCTAGCTCTTGTATTAAAAATTTATATTGAATTTGAACCAAGTTCAGGTATGCAATTTGTTACAAATGTAGCTTGGATTGAGACTTATGGGATTAATTATTATATTGGACTTGATGGTTTTTCTTTAACAATTTTAATGATGATTGCAATACTTATTCCAACTTCTTATTTACTTTTATGGGAAGGAAAAACTAAAGGTTATTGGATAAATATGCTTTTAGTTCAAAGTGGTGTTACTGGAACTTTACTTTCACTTGATGTAGTTTTATTCTACTTCTTTTGGGAAGTTATGCTTTTACCTGTATTTTTAATGATTGGTCAATATGGATTTGGAAATAAAGTATTTACTACTATTAAAGTAACTGTTTACACAATGGTGGGTTCACTTCTTATGTTTGTAGCAATTTTATATCTTGGAGTTGCTTATCATAATGAATTTGGAGTTTGGTCATTTGCTTATGATGAACTAACAAAAATTACTACTATTGGATATGATGTAAAAGTTTGGTTATTCTTAGCATTTTTAGCTGCATTTGCTATTAAAATACCAATTTTCCCACTTCATACGTGGATTATGGAAACATATAAAAATGCTCCTACAGGTGCTGTTTTCTTATTGTCTTCAATTATGGCCAAACTAGGAGTTTATGCAATTGTTAGATTTATGATTCCAATTTTCCCAGATATTTATGTAGAGTTTTCAGCTTGGTTTGTAGCTATTGGATTATTTGGTTTAATTTACTTTGGAATTGCTGCACTTATGCAAGATGATATTAAAAGAATGTTTGCATACTCTTCAGCTTCTCATCTTAGTTTTATAGCTGCTGGTATTTTTTCACTAAATGAATATGGAATTAATGGTGCACTTTATTTAATCATTGCACACGCTATTGCAACTGGTGCGTTATTCTTATTAGTTGGTTTGATTCATGAGCAAACTGGATTTAAAACAATCAAAGATTTAGGAGGGCTTGCAAAAAAAGCTCCTATTTTAACTTTTATATTTGCAATAATGCTTTTTGCAAATGTTGGATTACCAGGAACAAATGGATTTGTATCAGAACTATTAATTATATTTGGTATTTATGAATTTAATCCAGCCCTTGGATACTTATCAGCTCTAACTGTAATAATTGGAGCTTCTTATATGTTATGGATGTTCCAACGAGCAATATTACAAGATAGACCTGAAGGTGCAAAAGAGCTTACAATGAGAGACTTAAAAATAAAAGAAATAATTGGTCTTACTCCTTGGGTAATTTTAGTATTCTTAATGGGCTTTTATCCAGAAATATTTATGAATAAGTTTGAGCCAACGGTAACTCACTATTTAAATGATATCTTACATATTGGAGCAGCAAAATGA
- a CDS encoding NADH-quinone oxidoreductase subunit J has product MIDLVFIALAFLAISGAIAMIVYSNPMYSALGVLISMLAVAGMFALLNAVFLFLVQLIVYAGAIMTLILFILMFLNIKEEDLPKEPKKFKLIALGAVIMIPLNVLVLSAVSKLPSKDMNIIEGTFGDIKPIGSQLYNEWIIAFELISILLLVALIGSVVLAKKRASKVKSQNAGEQS; this is encoded by the coding sequence ATGATTGATTTAGTTTTTATAGCCCTTGCATTTTTAGCAATAAGTGGTGCCATAGCAATGATTGTTTATTCAAATCCTATGTATAGTGCCCTTGGAGTTTTAATCTCTATGTTAGCCGTTGCAGGTATGTTTGCACTATTAAATGCAGTATTTTTATTTTTGGTACAACTTATAGTTTACGCTGGTGCAATAATGACGCTAATTTTATTTATTTTGATGTTTTTAAATATTAAAGAAGAAGATTTACCAAAAGAACCTAAGAAATTTAAACTAATTGCCCTTGGTGCAGTTATTATGATTCCACTTAATGTTTTAGTTTTAAGTGCCGTATCAAAGTTACCATCAAAGGATATGAATATAATTGAGGGAACTTTTGGAGATATCAAACCAATAGGTAGTCAACTATATAATGAGTGGATAATTGCATTTGAATTAATCTCTATTTTACTTTTAGTTGCATTAATTGGTTCAGTAGTTTTAGCTAAAAAAAGAGCTTCTAAAGTTAAATCACAAAATGCAGGAGAGCAATCATGA
- the nuoK gene encoding NADH-quinone oxidoreductase subunit NuoK: MISLESYAFVSMMLFSIGAIGVIARRNVFVIYMSIEMMLNGVNLFLVTFARYHFNMDPQIVTIMVIAIAAAEAAIFLSVIILLYRSRKSLDTDIFNTLTQGEKS, from the coding sequence ATGATATCACTTGAATCTTATGCATTTGTTTCTATGATGCTATTTTCTATTGGAGCTATTGGAGTAATTGCAAGAAGAAATGTTTTTGTAATTTATATGTCAATTGAGATGATGCTAAATGGAGTAAATCTGTTTTTAGTAACATTTGCTAGATATCATTTTAATATGGATCCTCAAATAGTAACTATTATGGTTATAGCAATTGCAGCAGCTGAAGCAGCAATATTCCTATCAGTAATTATACTTTTATATAGAAGTAGAAAATCTCTTGATACTGATATATTCAATACTTTAACACAAGGAGAGAAATCATGA
- the nuoL gene encoding NADH-quinone oxidoreductase subunit L: MIDTSLLVWIILAPLMGAILNGGLYFYHIKKKPISELTFALIGCITPLIAFLFTLLVFLNINETGNTYTQHLFTWLNIDKLNIEMTLLGDNLSIFMSMFVTFVGWLIHIYAIGYMRGDAGFGKFFAYFNLFLASMLILVLADNPIILFIGWEGVGVCSYLLIKFYYGNADNVMAANKAFIANRVGDFGFLLGVVTLFFALGEVDLSFTSLEANLGNASNSILLVAGFLLFIGAMGKSAQIPLYVWLPDAMAGPTPISALIHAATMVTAGVYMVARFHFLYVGIEEIGLFIAYIGAFSALLAAIIATRQTDIKKILAYSTMSQLGYMFIAVGLGFYSTGLFHVFTHAFFKAMLFMGAGGIIIALHHEQNIFKIGQHRANLPIIGTTFLIGVIAISGIPPFSGFFSKDAILAAAFQEGQYLLYAIALFTAFLTAFYMFRMYFIVFVAPNHHKKEYVYTSKTITIPLLILAIGAVFAGFLNLPTIFGGHHLVDTWLGQLNSKHIHMDYTTEFVLMALSVIVAATGIMTAYSKYAKFDLSKPEEETGFIGRKFYIDEIYDSLFVQPTKALSTFIDKILDDKIIDAIIMNSSNAFVNIGKKVAMIQNANVRFYAATMLIGMTCIFIYLYISLGL, encoded by the coding sequence ATGATAGATACTTCTTTGTTAGTTTGGATAATCTTAGCTCCACTAATGGGTGCTATTTTAAATGGTGGTTTATACTTTTATCATATAAAGAAAAAACCCATTAGTGAATTAACTTTCGCTCTAATTGGTTGTATTACACCATTAATTGCATTTTTATTTACTCTTTTAGTTTTTCTAAATATAAATGAAACTGGAAATACTTATACTCAACACCTATTTACTTGGTTAAATATCGATAAATTAAATATTGAAATGACCCTACTTGGTGATAATTTATCAATCTTTATGTCTATGTTTGTGACATTTGTTGGTTGGTTAATTCATATTTACGCAATTGGATATATGAGAGGTGATGCAGGATTTGGTAAGTTTTTTGCATATTTTAATCTGTTCTTAGCTTCAATGTTAATCTTAGTATTAGCAGATAACCCAATTATCCTATTTATTGGTTGGGAAGGTGTTGGAGTTTGTTCATACCTTTTAATTAAATTCTATTATGGAAATGCAGATAATGTTATGGCTGCAAATAAAGCTTTCATTGCAAATAGAGTTGGAGATTTTGGTTTCTTACTTGGAGTTGTAACACTATTTTTTGCTTTAGGAGAAGTTGATTTATCATTTACTAGTTTAGAAGCAAATTTAGGAAATGCATCAAATTCTATATTATTAGTTGCAGGATTTTTACTATTTATTGGAGCTATGGGAAAATCAGCTCAGATTCCACTTTATGTTTGGCTTCCTGATGCAATGGCAGGACCAACACCAATTTCAGCCCTAATACACGCTGCAACAATGGTAACAGCAGGTGTTTATATGGTTGCAAGATTTCACTTTTTATATGTTGGAATTGAAGAAATTGGACTATTTATAGCTTATATTGGTGCATTTTCTGCTCTTCTAGCTGCAATTATTGCAACTAGGCAAACAGATATTAAGAAAATTCTTGCTTATTCAACTATGAGTCAATTAGGATATATGTTCATAGCTGTTGGACTTGGTTTTTACTCTACTGGCCTTTTCCATGTATTTACACATGCATTTTTTAAAGCTATGTTATTTATGGGAGCTGGTGGAATTATAATTGCCCTTCACCATGAACAAAATATATTTAAAATAGGACAACATAGAGCAAATCTTCCAATTATTGGAACAACATTTTTAATTGGAGTTATTGCAATTTCAGGTATTCCTCCATTTTCTGGCTTCTTCTCAAAAGATGCAATCTTAGCAGCAGCTTTCCAAGAGGGTCAATACTTACTTTATGCAATAGCCTTATTTACTGCATTTTTAACAGCATTTTATATGTTTAGAATGTATTTTATTGTCTTTGTTGCACCAAATCATCATAAAAAAGAGTATGTTTACACTTCAAAAACAATAACTATTCCTCTTTTAATATTAGCTATTGGTGCAGTATTTGCAGGATTTTTAAATCTTCCAACAATTTTTGGAGGACACCATTTAGTTGATACTTGGTTAGGACAACTTAATTCAAAACATATACATATGGATTACACAACAGAGTTTGTACTTATGGCTCTATCAGTTATAGTAGCTGCAACTGGAATTATGACTGCTTATTCAAAGTATGCAAAATTTGATTTATCAAAACCTGAAGAAGAGACAGGATTTATTGGTAGAAAATTCTATATTGATGAAATCTATGATTCATTGTTTGTTCAACCAACAAAAGCCTTATCAACATTTATTGATAAAATTTTAGATGACAAAATCATTGATGCAATTATTATGAATTCATCAAATGCATTTGTAAATATAGGTAAAAAAGTTGCAATGATACAAAATGCAAATGTGAGATTTTATGCAGCGACTATGTTAATTGGTATGACATGCATATTTATCTATTTATATATTAGTTTAGGATTGTAG
- a CDS encoding NuoI/complex I 23 kDa subunit family protein — protein sequence MGIKVVKRHGSSFKDKLYLPAIAGGMKTTLKHFIKNLKDVDNLKTMQYPEVQPDDLNERYRGVHRLTKWEDESEKCVACYMCATACPAECIFIEAEERFDEKAEKRPKEFKIDLLECVFCGYCVEACPCDAIRMDTGIFSFTGDKREDFVLDKKALMKNERSKDLDND from the coding sequence ATGGGAATTAAAGTAGTAAAAAGACATGGTTCTTCTTTTAAAGACAAACTTTACTTACCTGCAATTGCAGGTGGTATGAAAACAACTTTAAAACACTTTATAAAAAATTTAAAAGATGTTGATAATTTAAAAACTATGCAATATCCAGAAGTTCAACCTGATGATTTAAATGAAAGATATAGAGGTGTTCATAGACTTACAAAGTGGGAAGATGAAAGTGAAAAATGTGTTGCATGTTATATGTGTGCTACAGCATGTCCTGCAGAATGTATTTTTATCGAAGCTGAAGAGAGATTTGATGAAAAAGCTGAAAAAAGGCCAAAAGAGTTTAAAATTGATTTACTTGAGTGTGTATTTTGTGGATACTGTGTAGAAGCTTGTCCTTGTGATGCTATTAGAATGGATACAGGAATTTTTTCTTTTACAGGTGATAAAAGAGAGGATTTTGTACTTGATAAAAAAGCACTTATGAAAAATGAAAGATCAAAGGATTTGGACAATGATTGA
- a CDS encoding complex I subunit 1/NuoH family protein, with translation MSTSTIIITIINISIASLLAVGLTPLFVWWERRVSGFMQDRTGPNRCNIGPLRLGGLIQSFADMLKLVFKEDFVPSHIKYRFFFTIAPVIVFICSFLSFATIPFADVLVIDGKEHIMQAIPSQLGIMWFLAFAGLSVYGIILGGYASANKYGLLGSIRASAQVISYEAAMGLSIISVIISYGSIHLTDMVNAQTGTYLGVIPMWGIFIQPLAAIIFIICAFAETNRAPFDIAEGESEIVAGYHTEYSAMKFGLFQVGEYAAMSASSAIIVTLFFGGYHIPWLDTQAIQSNMNYVIIAIMILLPIKIFIFTKWMKKNNKTKGNGDQLREKETKILTIAFWGLCLAIVGLLAVFLVTGLGSNGVNIATAVIQVGTFLIKFFLIAFVYIWVRWTVLRVRYDQLQMFGWKVLIPLALLNIAITAIVVVLGS, from the coding sequence ATGAGTACTTCAACTATTATAATAACAATTATAAATATTTCGATCGCTTCACTTTTAGCAGTTGGATTAACTCCACTTTTTGTTTGGTGGGAGAGAAGAGTTTCTGGATTTATGCAAGATAGAACTGGACCTAATAGATGTAATATAGGACCTTTAAGACTTGGAGGATTAATCCAAAGTTTTGCAGACATGTTAAAACTTGTATTTAAAGAGGATTTTGTTCCTTCACATATCAAATATAGATTCTTTTTTACAATTGCACCAGTAATTGTATTCATTTGTTCATTTTTATCATTTGCTACTATTCCATTTGCTGATGTATTAGTAATTGATGGCAAAGAGCATATTATGCAAGCAATTCCCAGTCAATTGGGAATCATGTGGTTTTTAGCCTTTGCTGGACTTTCTGTATATGGAATAATTTTAGGTGGATATGCATCTGCTAATAAATATGGACTACTAGGTTCTATTAGAGCGAGTGCTCAAGTAATTTCATATGAAGCAGCCATGGGATTATCAATTATTTCAGTTATTATTTCTTACGGTTCAATTCACTTAACAGATATGGTAAATGCTCAAACAGGAACTTATCTTGGTGTTATTCCTATGTGGGGAATATTTATTCAACCCCTAGCAGCTATTATATTTATAATCTGTGCATTTGCAGAAACAAATAGAGCTCCATTTGATATTGCTGAAGGTGAATCTGAAATTGTTGCAGGTTATCATACAGAATACTCAGCAATGAAATTTGGACTTTTCCAAGTTGGAGAATATGCAGCTATGAGTGCTTCAAGTGCAATTATTGTTACTTTGTTTTTTGGTGGTTATCATATTCCTTGGTTAGATACTCAAGCAATACAAAGTAATATGAACTATGTGATTATTGCAATTATGATTTTATTACCAATTAAAATTTTCATTTTTACAAAGTGGATGAAGAAAAACAATAAAACAAAGGGTAATGGAGATCAATTAAGAGAAAAAGAGACTAAAATCTTAACTATTGCTTTTTGGGGATTATGTTTAGCAATTGTAGGATTACTAGCTGTATTCTTAGTAACAGGACTTGGTTCAAATGGAGTTAATATAGCAACTGCTGTAATTCAAGTAGGAACATTTTTAATCAAATTCTTTTTAATTGCATTTGTGTATATTTGGGTGAGATGGACAGTTTTAAGAGTTAGATATGACCAATTACAAATGTTTGGATGGAAAGTGTTAATTCCTTTGGCACTTTTAAATATTGCAATCACTGCAATCGTAGTTGTATTAGGGAGCTAA